A single Flavobacterium sp. 1 DNA region contains:
- a CDS encoding DMT family transporter: MQNDNLKSYLNLHLIVFIWGFTAILGALITIQSEFLVWYRMFFAALFLALFLYIKKKSFKVAPKVLMKFLFVGLLIALHWIFFFEAIKVSTVSITLSVFSLGAFFASLLEPLFYGRKVLWYEVFFGLIIIAGLGLIMQVEINYWNGMVLALISIILGVLFTLMNGKLIVNHNPSVISFYEFLAGFIFISIYFLFRGSFSVENFVMSAKNWILILILASVCTAYAFTASVKVMRRLSPYTVMLTTNLEPVYGIVLAYFIIGGKEKMSTEFYIGAVVIVITVLLNGVIKHYRKED; encoded by the coding sequence ATGCAAAACGATAATTTAAAGAGTTACCTTAATTTACATTTAATTGTTTTTATTTGGGGGTTTACAGCAATTTTAGGAGCATTAATTACGATACAATCTGAATTTTTAGTTTGGTACAGAATGTTTTTTGCAGCTCTTTTTTTGGCTCTTTTTCTTTACATAAAGAAAAAATCATTTAAAGTTGCTCCCAAAGTTTTAATGAAATTCCTGTTTGTGGGACTTTTAATTGCATTGCACTGGATTTTCTTTTTTGAAGCTATAAAAGTCTCTACGGTATCCATTACCTTGTCGGTTTTTTCATTAGGAGCATTCTTTGCATCCTTATTAGAACCCTTATTTTATGGAAGAAAAGTGCTTTGGTACGAAGTGTTTTTTGGGTTAATCATTATTGCAGGTTTAGGACTGATTATGCAAGTGGAGATTAATTACTGGAACGGAATGGTATTGGCATTGATTTCCATTATATTAGGCGTGTTGTTTACTTTGATGAACGGAAAGTTAATTGTGAATCATAATCCTTCGGTAATTTCGTTTTATGAGTTTTTGGCAGGTTTTATTTTCATCTCGATTTATTTTTTATTTCGAGGTTCTTTCTCAGTAGAAAATTTTGTGATGTCGGCTAAAAATTGGATTCTGATTTTAATTTTAGCTTCGGTTTGTACTGCTTATGCCTTTACGGCTTCGGTAAAAGTAATGCGCCGATTATCGCCATATACGGTGATGTTAACCACTAATTTAGAGCCTGTTTACGGAATTGTGCTGGCTTATTTTATCATTGGCGGAAAAGAAAAAATGAGTACAGAATTTTATATTGGTGCTGTTGTAATTGTAATTACAGTGCTTCTAAACGGTGTCATAAAACATTATAGAAAAGAAGATTAA
- a CDS encoding acetyl-CoA carboxylase carboxyltransferase subunit alpha — MEYLDFELPIKELEEQLDKCVVIGLESDVDVTNTCKQINKKLEETKKQIYKNLTAWQRVQLSRHPSRPYTLDHIRGLCGDTFLEMHGDRGFKDDKAMIGGLGKIGGQSFMIVGQQKGFNTKTRQYRNFGMANPEGYRKALRLMKMAEKFNIPIVTLIDTPGAYPGLEAEERGQGEAIARNIFEMVLLKVPVITIIVGEGASGGALGIGVGDRVYMLENTWYSVISPESCSSILWKSWDFKEQAAEALKLTSADMKKQKLVDDIIPEPLGGAHYDRETTFTTVEQYILKGYNELKDLSTADLIAQRMDKYCKMGEFKE; from the coding sequence ATGGAATATTTAGATTTTGAGCTTCCTATAAAAGAACTTGAAGAGCAATTAGATAAATGTGTTGTTATTGGTTTAGAATCGGATGTTGATGTTACCAATACGTGTAAGCAGATCAACAAAAAATTAGAGGAAACCAAAAAGCAGATTTACAAAAACTTAACCGCTTGGCAGCGTGTACAATTATCAAGACATCCAAGCAGACCTTATACGCTTGATCATATAAGAGGACTTTGCGGAGACACTTTTTTAGAGATGCATGGCGACAGAGGTTTTAAAGATGATAAAGCCATGATTGGCGGTTTAGGAAAAATTGGCGGACAGTCTTTTATGATTGTAGGACAGCAAAAAGGGTTCAATACCAAGACACGCCAATATAGAAATTTTGGGATGGCAAATCCTGAAGGATACAGAAAAGCCCTGCGTTTGATGAAAATGGCTGAAAAATTTAATATTCCAATTGTAACTTTAATAGATACTCCGGGTGCTTATCCAGGTTTAGAAGCTGAAGAGCGCGGACAGGGAGAAGCCATTGCAAGAAATATTTTTGAAATGGTTCTTTTAAAAGTGCCTGTAATAACAATTATTGTAGGTGAAGGTGCTTCAGGTGGTGCATTAGGAATTGGTGTTGGAGACCGAGTTTATATGTTGGAAAATACTTGGTATTCCGTTATATCGCCAGAATCCTGTTCGTCTATCTTATGGAAAAGCTGGGATTTTAAAGAGCAGGCAGCCGAAGCCTTAAAATTGACTTCAGCTGATATGAAAAAACAAAAATTAGTCGATGATATTATACCAGAACCTTTAGGGGGGGCTCATTATGACAGAGAGACTACTTTTACCACGGTAGAGCAGTACATCTTAAAGGGATATAACGAATTGAAAGACTTATCAACAGCCGATTTAATCGCTCAGAGAATGGATAAATACTGTAAAATGGGGGAGTTTAAAGAGTAA
- the dnaB gene encoding replicative DNA helicase: MENFKNMSPIKVDKTTIINLEKGKLPPQALDLEEAVLGAMMIDKKGVDEVIDILQPDAFYKDAHKYIFEAIIQLFNDTQPIDLLTVSAQLRKNAKLDLAGGDFYLIQLTQKISSSAHIEFHSRIILQKFIQRSLIRISSEIIEASYDETTDVFDLLDQAESKLYEVTQGNIKRSSETAQSLVLQAKKRIEEIAGQEGLSGVATGFDKLDKLTSGWQPSDLIIIAARPAMGKTAFILSMARNIAIDFGHPVALFSLEMASVQLITRLISSETGLSSEKLRTGKLEKHEWEQLSTKVKNLEKAPLFIDDTPSLSIFDLRAKARRLVSQHGIKIIIIDYLQLMTAGGNGKGGGNREQEISTISRNLKALAKELNVPVIALSQLSRAVETRGSSKRPLLSDLRESGAIEQDADIVSFLYRPEYYKIDEWDDEEASPTAGQAEIMIAKHRNGGIENVRLKFIGHLGRFDNLEDYSGGYDDLPSSMNHDESPFITKNLPSANEAFGSNFNNDDDDDGDVPF, encoded by the coding sequence ATGGAAAATTTCAAAAATATGAGTCCGATTAAAGTGGACAAAACAACTATTATAAATCTAGAAAAAGGAAAATTACCCCCACAGGCATTAGATTTAGAAGAAGCTGTTCTTGGGGCTATGATGATTGATAAAAAAGGTGTAGATGAGGTAATTGATATCCTGCAGCCTGACGCGTTTTATAAAGATGCACACAAATATATTTTTGAAGCTATTATACAATTATTCAACGATACGCAGCCAATCGATTTATTGACCGTTTCGGCTCAGCTTCGTAAGAATGCAAAATTAGATCTTGCCGGAGGTGATTTTTATCTTATTCAGCTTACGCAGAAGATTTCATCATCGGCTCACATCGAATTTCACTCTAGAATTATTCTTCAGAAGTTTATTCAGCGAAGCTTGATTAGAATTTCATCTGAAATTATTGAAGCTTCCTATGATGAAACTACCGATGTTTTTGATTTATTAGATCAGGCCGAATCCAAGCTCTATGAAGTTACTCAAGGAAATATCAAACGTAGTTCCGAAACCGCTCAAAGTTTAGTACTGCAGGCAAAAAAACGTATTGAAGAAATTGCAGGACAGGAAGGACTTTCTGGTGTAGCGACTGGTTTTGATAAACTGGATAAATTAACTTCTGGATGGCAGCCAAGTGATTTAATTATTATTGCGGCGAGACCTGCGATGGGAAAAACAGCCTTTATTTTATCTATGGCCAGAAATATAGCTATCGATTTTGGGCATCCTGTGGCTTTGTTTTCGTTAGAGATGGCATCGGTACAGCTGATTACCAGACTGATTTCATCCGAAACGGGATTATCTTCGGAGAAACTGCGTACCGGAAAATTAGAGAAACATGAGTGGGAACAGCTGAGTACCAAAGTAAAGAATTTAGAAAAGGCCCCACTTTTTATTGATGATACTCCATCGTTATCTATTTTTGATTTACGTGCAAAAGCTAGACGTTTAGTATCGCAGCATGGTATCAAGATTATTATTATCGATTATTTGCAGCTGATGACTGCCGGCGGTAATGGAAAAGGCGGAGGAAACAGAGAGCAGGAAATCTCGACGATCTCCCGAAATTTAAAAGCACTGGCAAAGGAATTAAATGTTCCTGTAATTGCACTGTCACAGTTATCGCGTGCTGTAGAAACGCGTGGTTCGAGCAAAAGGCCTTTGCTGTCGGATCTTCGTGAATCTGGAGCGATTGAGCAGGATGCTGATATTGTTTCTTTTTTATACCGTCCTGAATATTATAAAATTGATGAATGGGATGATGAAGAAGCATCTCCAACAGCCGGTCAGGCTGAAATTATGATTGCCAAACACAGAAATGGCGGTATCGAAAACGTTCGTCTGAAATTTATTGGGCATTTAGGGCGTTTTGATAATTTAGAAGATTATAGTGGCGGATATGATGATTTACCTTCAAGCATGAATCATGATGAAAGTCCATTTATTACCAAAAATCTTCCATCGGCGAATGAAGCTTTTGGAAGCAATTTTAATAATGATGACGATGATGATGGCGATGTTCCTTTTTAA
- a CDS encoding sensor histidine kinase produces MGKRMVLQGFNISQCQNQLSAAVRTLEMDRKRITQDLHDDLGSKLNVISLNCHLLKIPNLSQKDIEEITKNIIEYTSKALISSKKLTHSLLPPVLEKFGLHAGIEELCSELIDAKTVDIQYVNNVKFDFKDNEKNIHVFRILQELLANSIQHGKATSISISFNEIDGVKTCNYSDNGIGFDLNQLQGHEGLGMKNVSGRVAILGGDLTIESQMNEGISVFFNF; encoded by the coding sequence ATGGGAAAAAGAATGGTGCTTCAAGGGTTTAATATTTCCCAATGCCAAAATCAATTATCGGCAGCAGTTCGTACGCTGGAAATGGATAGAAAACGAATTACTCAAGACTTGCACGATGATCTGGGCTCAAAGTTAAATGTGATTTCTCTAAATTGTCATTTGTTAAAAATTCCAAATTTATCTCAAAAGGATATTGAAGAAATAACCAAAAATATTATAGAATATACTTCGAAGGCATTGATAAGCTCTAAAAAACTGACTCATAGTCTGCTTCCTCCGGTTTTAGAAAAGTTTGGTCTTCATGCAGGAATTGAGGAATTATGTTCTGAATTAATTGATGCCAAAACTGTAGATATTCAATATGTAAATAATGTAAAGTTTGATTTTAAAGACAATGAAAAGAATATTCATGTTTTTAGAATTTTACAGGAATTGCTTGCTAATTCAATTCAACATGGAAAAGCAACTTCAATATCGATTTCTTTTAATGAAATTGATGGGGTAAAAACCTGTAATTATTCGGATAATGGGATTGGTTTTGATTTGAATCAGCTGCAAGGCCACGAAGGGTTAGGAATGAAAAATGTGTCAGGCAGAGTAGCAATTCTGGGTGGAGACCTCACGATTGAATCACAAATGAATGAAGGGATTTCGGTTTTTTTTAATTTTTAA
- a CDS encoding response regulator transcription factor encodes MDKALKMILVDDEVLFRKGISFLLTREKNIEVLFEASNGLELMEFLKGDNSKPDIIVMDLKMPFLNGIEATKIIRRDYPDIKIIALTSYDSKSFIANMIDVGAVSYLVKNTTPQELFATINEVAEKGFYYSDYVLNIIQKDIVTNKKTKCSFDSNFITSRELEVLQLICKQKSTVEIGEKLFISPRTVEGHRNNLLLKTESKNIAGLVVFAIQHELVSLDI; translated from the coding sequence ATGGACAAAGCATTAAAAATGATTTTAGTTGATGATGAAGTACTTTTTCGAAAAGGGATTTCTTTTTTATTGACTCGAGAAAAAAATATTGAAGTCCTTTTTGAAGCTTCAAACGGTCTGGAACTGATGGAGTTTTTAAAAGGAGACAATTCCAAGCCTGATATTATAGTCATGGATTTGAAAATGCCCTTCCTTAATGGAATTGAAGCGACAAAGATTATCCGCAGAGATTATCCGGATATAAAAATTATCGCATTAACCAGCTATGATTCAAAATCATTTATAGCAAACATGATCGATGTGGGTGCTGTCTCCTATTTGGTAAAGAATACAACGCCGCAGGAATTGTTTGCGACTATCAATGAAGTAGCTGAAAAAGGGTTTTATTATTCAGATTATGTTTTGAATATTATTCAGAAAGATATTGTTACCAATAAAAAAACCAAATGCAGTTTTGATTCTAATTTTATCACTTCTCGGGAACTGGAAGTTTTACAGCTCATCTGCAAACAAAAAAGCACTGTAGAAATTGGCGAAAAATTATTCATAAGCCCAAGAACAGTCGAAGGGCATAGAAATAACTTACTGCTGAAAACGGAGTCCAAAAACATTGCTGGATTGGTTGTTTTTGCCATACAGCATGAATTAGTTTCTTTGGATATATAA
- a CDS encoding asparagine synthetase B, translating into MIRKILFFTFIFLVSISSRASFILLPMDETTQQNHLKAYGITYWCLAKEYKASWLLNYRGGSFLLPDAEEIRKECQIRGVSFEVLSDAEETAILNEISSPSQNMETVILEKAPKVAVYTPKGKQPWDDAVTLVLTYAEIPFTPIYDEEVLSDQLVMYDWLHLHHEDYTGQYGKFYGAYKNVPWYIDQKRDAEALAKKLGYEKVSQEKGAVAKKIRDFVIGGGFLFAMCSATDSFDIALAADGIDICESMFDGDPSEANYQSKLNFSNTFAFKNFTLERKPEEYEFSNIDMTSKRRIPMDKDYFTLMEYSAKWDFIPSMLCQNHTQLIKGFMGQTTAFDSEFVKSNVLVMGTCELDGEARYIHGEKGKGMFTFYGGHDPEDYQHQVGDPATVLDLHPNSPGYRLILNNVLFPAARKKKQKT; encoded by the coding sequence ATGATACGCAAAATACTTTTTTTTACATTTATTTTTCTAGTGTCGATTTCTTCCAGAGCATCTTTTATTTTGCTGCCAATGGATGAAACCACGCAGCAAAATCATCTTAAAGCATACGGAATTACCTATTGGTGTTTAGCTAAAGAGTATAAAGCAAGCTGGCTGCTTAATTACCGCGGAGGCTCTTTTTTATTGCCCGATGCCGAAGAAATTAGAAAAGAATGCCAAATTCGGGGTGTAAGTTTTGAAGTGCTTTCAGATGCAGAAGAAACCGCAATACTGAATGAAATTTCCAGCCCGTCCCAAAACATGGAGACCGTTATTCTGGAAAAAGCCCCAAAAGTTGCCGTTTATACCCCAAAAGGCAAACAGCCATGGGACGATGCAGTAACCCTGGTTTTGACTTATGCCGAAATTCCTTTTACGCCTATCTACGATGAAGAAGTACTAAGTGACCAATTAGTAATGTATGATTGGCTGCATCTGCATCACGAAGATTATACAGGGCAATACGGTAAATTTTATGGAGCCTACAAAAATGTTCCTTGGTATATTGATCAAAAAAGAGATGCTGAAGCTTTGGCTAAAAAGTTAGGGTATGAAAAAGTATCTCAGGAAAAAGGAGCTGTTGCCAAAAAAATTAGAGATTTTGTCATAGGTGGCGGTTTTTTATTTGCTATGTGTTCGGCAACAGACAGTTTTGATATTGCTTTGGCGGCAGATGGAATTGATATTTGCGAATCCATGTTTGACGGAGATCCAAGTGAAGCCAATTATCAGTCTAAACTGAATTTCAGTAATACTTTTGCTTTCAAAAATTTTACTTTGGAACGAAAACCAGAGGAATATGAATTTTCGAACATCGATATGACTTCGAAAAGAAGAATTCCAATGGATAAAGATTATTTTACTTTGATGGAATATTCGGCCAAATGGGATTTTATTCCAAGTATGCTATGCCAAAACCATACGCAGTTAATCAAAGGATTTATGGGACAAACCACAGCTTTTGATTCCGAATTTGTAAAATCGAATGTGTTAGTAATGGGAACTTGTGAACTGGATGGTGAAGCACGTTATATACATGGCGAAAAAGGAAAAGGAATGTTTACTTTTTACGGAGGCCACGATCCCGAAGATTACCAGCATCAAGTGGGAGATCCTGCGACAGTCTTGGATTTGCATCCCAATTCTCCAGGCTATCGATTAATTTTAAATAATGTGCTCTTCCCAGCTGCAAGAAAGAAAAAACAAAAAACGTAA
- a CDS encoding endonuclease/exonuclease/phosphatase family protein: protein MNKIFCFLFLLFFTSFYSQTKLLSWNLENFGKSKSYQEIVFIANTVKDYDIVTIQEVVAGNGGAQAVAKLADELNRKGAKWDYRISDPTSSTAYKTERYAFLWKTSAVKLKGKPWLEQQYHLEIDREPYFATFEIKGKSITIASFHAITKNKQPETEIKYFKLLPQVYPNLNLLFAGDFNCPQSHSVFTPLKQMGFAPILKNQKTSLKMKCKGSNCLASEYDNIFYKTSSINYIKSDAVLFYEKFISLKEARKISDHLPIWFEFSMN from the coding sequence ATGAACAAAATATTCTGTTTTCTTTTTTTACTTTTTTTCACCTCCTTTTATTCCCAAACCAAACTCCTTTCCTGGAATCTTGAAAATTTTGGAAAATCCAAATCCTATCAAGAAATTGTATTTATTGCCAATACTGTAAAAGACTATGATATTGTGACGATTCAAGAAGTAGTCGCGGGAAACGGAGGAGCACAGGCTGTTGCAAAACTTGCCGATGAACTCAATCGAAAAGGTGCAAAATGGGATTATCGAATAAGTGACCCCACCTCCAGCACTGCTTATAAAACCGAACGCTATGCTTTTCTCTGGAAAACGAGTGCCGTGAAACTAAAAGGTAAACCTTGGCTGGAACAGCAATACCATTTGGAAATAGACCGCGAACCTTATTTTGCCACTTTTGAAATCAAAGGAAAATCTATTACTATTGCCTCCTTTCACGCCATAACCAAAAATAAACAGCCCGAAACCGAGATTAAATATTTTAAGCTTCTGCCACAAGTCTATCCCAATTTAAATTTACTGTTTGCGGGAGATTTCAATTGTCCGCAGTCGCATTCGGTTTTTACGCCTTTAAAGCAAATGGGCTTTGCCCCTATTTTGAAAAATCAAAAGACATCATTAAAAATGAAATGCAAAGGTTCCAATTGTTTGGCCTCTGAGTATGACAATATATTTTATAAAACCAGTTCCATAAACTATATAAAATCGGATGCAGTCTTATTTTATGAGAAATTCATTTCCTTAAAAGAAGCCCGAAAAATATCCGACCATCTTCCTATTTGGTTTGAATTTTCTATGAATTAA
- a CDS encoding IS630 family transposase has product MCQETALNAVGDFSSVNLYFQDESRFGLFTRNGKSVTAIRVKPICTFQQVFKSTWLSGAFSPITGDHFQLILPHCNTDNFQIFLNNFSKENPKELKIMVLDNGRFHKAKRLIVPENIVLVFLPPYSPELNPAEKMWAKYKREFSNKFYNSIEDVEDFIITAVKNTSKKEVMSICGYAYVFLDQIWSKN; this is encoded by the coding sequence ATCTGTCAAGAAACAGCACTAAATGCTGTAGGCGATTTTAGCTCTGTAAATTTATATTTTCAAGATGAGTCACGTTTTGGCTTATTTACTCGAAATGGAAAATCAGTTACTGCAATTAGGGTTAAACCAATTTGCACTTTCCAACAAGTTTTTAAATCAACATGGCTTTCTGGGGCTTTTTCGCCCATAACAGGGGATCATTTTCAATTAATACTTCCACATTGCAACACTGATAATTTTCAAATTTTTCTAAATAATTTTTCAAAAGAAAACCCCAAAGAACTCAAAATAATGGTATTGGATAATGGGCGATTCCATAAGGCTAAAAGATTGATCGTTCCAGAAAATATTGTTTTGGTTTTCCTGCCACCATATAGCCCGGAACTTAATCCAGCCGAAAAAATGTGGGCAAAATACAAAAGAGAATTTTCTAATAAATTTTATAATTCAATCGAAGATGTAGAAGATTTCATTATTACTGCAGTTAAAAACACAAGTAAAAAAGAGGTAATGAGTATCTGTGGTTATGCCTACGTCTTTTTAGATCAAATTTGGTCTAAAAATTAA
- a CDS encoding helix-turn-helix domain-containing protein, translating into MAHPKILVIKETEKEIKNLLKQSIPFIGQRLRVLLILKQNEETGISRREVAKLAGVDPNSVQKWRTLYLNSGIDGLIKHGKTGFKPSVFNAAEHTMLETKLNNPQNGLQGYVELKDWIEKETGKSFNYNTLLYYCIRNFKSSVKVARKSHVKKDEDLGSSFKKTSEESVKKQH; encoded by the coding sequence ATGGCACATCCAAAAATTTTGGTAATTAAGGAAACTGAAAAAGAGATTAAAAATCTACTTAAGCAATCTATTCCATTTATTGGACAACGCTTGAGAGTACTTTTAATTTTGAAGCAAAATGAAGAAACAGGGATTTCTAGACGTGAAGTTGCTAAATTAGCAGGGGTTGACCCAAACAGTGTTCAGAAATGGCGGACATTATACCTCAATTCTGGAATTGATGGTTTGATTAAACATGGAAAAACAGGCTTCAAGCCATCTGTTTTTAATGCTGCTGAACACACGATGTTGGAAACAAAACTCAATAACCCTCAAAATGGGCTTCAAGGTTATGTAGAATTAAAAGATTGGATTGAAAAAGAAACTGGAAAAAGCTTTAATTACAACACCTTGCTTTATTACTGCATCAGAAATTTTAAATCAAGTGTAAAAGTTGCCCGCAAAAGTCATGTCAAAAAAGATGAAGACCTAGGAAGCTCTTTTAAAAAGACTTCGGAAGAATCTGTCAAGAAACAGCACTAA
- a CDS encoding ABC transporter permease — MKSLQQIFSLKKVEEPQSNSFEENEEDREQIRITYYQSGFAASVRATGRPIVLRACLQNLFSSFEDQCRKQILEQERLKQPYKEEQEKNKTELKKSETAIAIYEQKESEFNSIIDNIQQEIVDVKVNPKKYIDDGKGQKAQFYVGLILILPITLYLLVFYISASYSAFFKEFSDDSLTAAIFDADALTNSFKASWLEGVLVITIPFVFMGLGYIIHMVQKGKGIKNTFRMIALFAITFLFDGLLAYIIEKKIYDFNKTPDSPTYNLRIALEQAEFWMIIFAGFVVYIIWGLVFDFVMKEHENMDKIRVFIRGKKEELANLGKVKLENSNKLNDFKQKVVSINGTIRELQSKIDGFVFPVKEYLNYHHQYKEGWYQAIGTEIALPHREKEELLVSCESTSVEHLKQLNLIDPDFQHLVYSKN, encoded by the coding sequence ATGAAATCACTGCAACAAATATTCAGTTTAAAAAAAGTTGAAGAACCGCAATCAAACTCTTTTGAAGAAAACGAGGAAGACAGAGAGCAAATCCGAATAACTTACTACCAAAGTGGTTTTGCCGCTTCAGTTAGAGCAACAGGCAGACCTATTGTTTTAAGAGCATGCCTGCAAAATTTATTCAGCAGTTTTGAAGACCAATGTCGAAAACAAATTTTAGAACAAGAAAGATTAAAACAACCCTACAAAGAGGAACAAGAAAAGAACAAAACCGAACTTAAAAAAAGTGAAACTGCAATCGCTATTTATGAACAAAAAGAATCTGAATTTAATAGCATAATAGACAATATCCAGCAAGAAATTGTTGATGTAAAAGTCAATCCAAAAAAATATATCGATGATGGTAAAGGTCAAAAAGCACAATTCTATGTTGGTTTAATTCTAATACTTCCAATAACACTTTATTTATTAGTCTTTTATATCTCGGCATCTTACTCGGCATTCTTCAAAGAATTTTCAGACGATAGCTTAACCGCTGCCATTTTTGATGCCGATGCTCTCACAAATTCATTCAAAGCAAGCTGGTTAGAAGGCGTTTTAGTTATTACTATTCCGTTTGTATTTATGGGACTGGGATATATAATTCATATGGTTCAAAAAGGTAAAGGAATAAAAAACACTTTTAGAATGATTGCTCTATTTGCTATTACTTTCTTATTTGATGGATTATTGGCTTATATCATTGAGAAAAAAATATACGATTTCAATAAAACACCAGATTCTCCAACTTATAATTTAAGAATTGCATTAGAACAAGCAGAATTTTGGATGATAATTTTTGCAGGTTTTGTAGTGTATATTATTTGGGGGCTGGTATTTGACTTTGTAATGAAAGAACATGAGAATATGGATAAAATCAGAGTATTCATTCGTGGAAAAAAAGAAGAATTAGCCAATTTAGGAAAAGTCAAATTAGAGAACTCAAATAAGCTAAATGATTTCAAACAAAAAGTTGTAAGCATTAATGGCACAATCAGAGAATTACAATCTAAAATAGACGGATTTGTTTTTCCTGTCAAAGAATATCTTAATTATCATCATCAATACAAAGAAGGATGGTATCAGGCAATTGGAACTGAAATTGCATTGCCGCACAGAGAAAAAGAAGAATTATTAGTGAGTTGTGAATCTACTTCGGTAGAACATCTGAAACAGCTAAATCTTATTGATCCAGATTTCCAACACTTAGTATATTCTAAAAACTAG
- a CDS encoding TerB family tellurite resistance protein — MITLELKSHFLRLYQMALADDNFDVLELQMLYQFADERGIPKEELDRLFLNPINSDLSIPNDLNTRIEYLYDLTRIIWADGHITIDEMNTLKKYCKKFEFLEENIDELANYLIDCVQKGIGKQEIINQLNS; from the coding sequence ATGATAACACTAGAATTAAAAAGTCATTTTCTTCGATTATATCAAATGGCTTTAGCAGATGACAACTTTGATGTTTTGGAACTTCAAATGTTATATCAATTTGCTGATGAAAGAGGAATCCCCAAAGAAGAGTTAGATAGATTATTCTTAAATCCGATAAATAGTGATTTAAGTATTCCAAATGATTTAAATACAAGGATTGAATATTTATACGACTTGACTAGAATTATTTGGGCTGATGGTCATATCACTATTGATGAAATGAACACTCTAAAAAAGTATTGCAAGAAATTTGAATTCCTGGAAGAGAACATAGATGAATTAGCTAATTACCTGATTGATTGCGTTCAAAAAGGAATTGGCAAACAGGAAATTATTAATCAATTAAATTCTTAA
- a CDS encoding SH3 domain-containing protein, which yields MKTLCILILTMLTFYFSDTSEKKITSKYNCTKIVKNGGRCTGSVYCSACSNCSRCAHCSNGGTCGVCSSSSSNSSYTTPKPKRKTKTSTYYYEPVQETKVYYENESITIYSETINLREKPSTKSIILEKLSYGDTVVFIEKTGEWSKIKVEETGTIGFVFSKLLNF from the coding sequence ATGAAAACACTTTGCATATTAATACTCACGATGCTAACTTTTTATTTTTCTGATACATCAGAAAAGAAAATAACTTCTAAATATAATTGCACAAAAATTGTTAAAAATGGAGGAAGATGCACTGGTTCAGTATACTGTTCTGCCTGCAGTAATTGTTCAAGATGTGCTCACTGCTCTAATGGTGGCACTTGTGGAGTTTGTAGTAGTTCATCTTCAAATAGTTCTTATACAACTCCAAAACCTAAGAGAAAAACAAAAACTTCAACTTATTATTACGAACCTGTTCAAGAGACAAAAGTTTATTATGAAAATGAATCCATAACTATTTATTCAGAAACAATTAACCTTAGAGAAAAACCCAGTACTAAATCTATAATTCTAGAAAAACTAAGTTATGGTGATACAGTTGTTTTTATTGAAAAAACTGGAGAATGGTCAAAAATAAAAGTTGAAGAAACAGGAACTATTGGGTTTGTCTTTTCTAAACTATTAAATTTTTAA